A stretch of Henckelia pumila isolate YLH828 chromosome 4, ASM3356847v2, whole genome shotgun sequence DNA encodes these proteins:
- the LOC140861551 gene encoding uncharacterized protein, which yields MEALQTNVPYFVQRRDATGKLGLSSLQKVMAAVRMLAYDVAGDDVDEYLKIGASTALECLKTFCRGVHEIFSEQYLRQPTSEDVARLNAENARRGFPGMLGSIDCMHWAWKNYPAAWVGQYQRCKNDINVLERSNLFLNFAKGEAPLVQFEVNRNEYNMGYYLADGIYPSWAAFVKTIPRPLSQKHKIFARYQDGVRKDVERAFGVLQERWHIVRGSFRLWDPIDQDYIMKTCIILHNMIVEDEREDILEDHDFPTRDDEHVPPNVVPSRDPTVEFNAFLERRVSIRNRELHRNLQKDLIEHIWNLHGDA from the exons atggaagCTCTACAGACCAATGTACCTTACTTTGTCCAACGGAGGGACGCAACCGGTAAACTCGGGTTGTCATCACTACAAAAGGTTATGGCTGCTGTTCGGATGCTTGCATATGATGTTGCAGGCGATGATGTTGATGAATATTTGAAGATAGGTGCATCGACAGCGCTTGAGTGTTTGAAAACATTTTGCAGGGGGGTgcatgagatattttctgaacAATATTTGAGGCAACCAACATCCGAGGACGTTGCTCGGCTAAATGCTGAAAATGCTAGAAGAGGATTTCCCGGGATGCTTGGAAGCATTGATTGCATGCATTGGGCTTGGAAAAATTATCCGGCAGCTTGGGTAGGGCAATATCAAA GATGCAAAAACGACATCAACGTACTGGAGAGGTCGAACTTGTTCTTAAATTTTGCAAAGGGAGAAGCCCCTCTAGTTCAATTTGAGGTGAACAGGAATGAATACAACATGGGATACTATCTCGCCGACGGTATTTATCCATCTTGGGCTGCCTTTGTCAAAACTATCCCTCGACCCCTCTCGCAAAAACATAAGATTTTTGCACGATATCAAGACGGGGTGAGAAAAGATGTTGAGCGAGCCTTTGGTGTACTCCAAGAACGCTGGCATATAGTGAGAGGTTCATTTCGCTTGTGGGATCCAATTGATCAAGATTATATAATGAAAACATGTATCATTCTACATAACATGATTGTGGAGGACGAAAGGGAGGATATACTCGAAGATCACGATTTTCCAACTAGAGATGATGAACATGTGCCACCAAACGTTGTCCCTTCAAGAGATCCTACTGTAGAGTTCAACGCCTTTTTAGAACGACGTGTCAGTATTCGAAACCGAGAATTGCACCGCAATCTTCAAAAAGACCTGATCGAACATATTTGGAATTTACATGGGGATGCATAG
- the LOC140864968 gene encoding uncharacterized protein, with product MLLSPGHSPRHISTPSPAPSDHNPNHDNSLVSASSNIPTRKRLRSPAVLDEDTYVAAIEKIIERDFFPDIPKLRDRLDWLQAIRTQDPVLIRDAQLKILERRRRRKGGELSTADVSLRSATPGSSFFRNTSVTPYVNGDRKDSVVIDERDGVVEGEDGVDVSLPLDEFFRNYTSEDNESFLRIMERVNRKRKEKYEYLLEGENTETVQESNFIEDGNKREKTSTDGYGTSDQPVSTLDGWKYTAKNLLMYHPADRGEAPLTPEERSLRLKGMTKEINRSNTRFQTKATDFTSLPNEDNFSMLYTPVSGATPVPMMSRDSDKVKKYDLDDLRKTPNKFYVESEKKADNGYSFLKTPSPAPGLDESPFITWGEIEGTPLRLEPEETPIDIGGSGDGPQFKIPMPPSRDVKAHSLSREAARKLRERSKMYQKPPLPSPVRGGSVSPSTRVLSPAAQKFMRNAIAKSSRSIDESLRASYRSGSPGLNTPKSGRSLSRLGRENSVASRSPSVSEGSRSPW from the coding sequence ATGTTGCTATCCCCAGGTCACTCTCCTCGCCACATCTCCACCCCTTCACCGGCGCCTTCCGATCATAATCCTAACCATGATAACTCACTTGTTTCCGCGTCTTCGAATATACCCACCCGCAAGCGGTTGCGCAGCCCCGCGGTTCTAGATGAAGACACCTATGTAGCCGCCATCGAGAAGATCATTGAGCGAGATTTCTTCCCAGACATACCCAAGTTACGCGATCGCCTCGACTGGCTGCAAGCTATTCGCACACAGGACCCCGTGCTTATCCGCGACGCCCAGCTCAAGATTCTTGAGCGCCGCCGAAGGAGAAAAGGTGGAGAACTCTCCACAGCTGACGTGTCCCTCCGCTCCGCCACGCCAGGTTCGTCCTTTTTCCGGAACACTTCTGTTACTCCCTATGTTAACGGTGATCGCAAGgattctgttgttattgatgAACGGGATGGTGTTGTTGAGGGTGAGGATGGAGTGGATGTTTCTTTGCCACTTGATGAGTTCTTTCGAAATTACACGAGCGAGGATAATGAGAGCTTTTTGAGGATTATGGAGAGAGTTAATAGGAAGAGAAAggaaaaatatgaatatttgttGGAAGGAGAGAATACCGAGACTGTTCAGGAGAGTAATTTCATCGAGGATGGAAACAAACGGGAGAAAACTAGTACTGATGGGTATGGCACGTCGGATCAGCCAGTGAGCACGTTGGATGGTTGGAAATACACGGCCAAGAATTTACTTATGTATCATCCAGCTGACAGAGGGGAGGCCCCCTTGACTCCGGAAGAAAGATCCCTGCGGTTGAAGGGCATGACTAAGGAGATTAACAGGTCCAACACGCGATTCCAAACCAAAGCTACTGATTTTACTTCATTGCCGAATGAAGACAATTTTTCCATGCTATACACCCCTGTGTCTGGGGCGACCCCTGTTCCTATGATGAGTAGAGATAGTGATAAGGTGAAGAAGTATGATTTGGATGATTTGAGGAAAACCCCTAACAAATTTTATGTTGAGTCTGAGAAGAAAGCAGACAATGGATATAGTTTCTTGAAAACGCCTTCACCTGCTCCAGGATTGGACGAGTCACCATTCATAACCTGGGGAGAGATTGAGGGGACACCATTGAGATTAGAGCCAGAGGAAACACCTATAGATATTGGGGGTAGTGGGGATGGTCCACAATTCAAGATTCCTATGCCTCCTTCAAGGGATGTTAAGGCACATTCTTTGTCAAGGGAGGCTGCAAGGAAACTCAGGGAGAGGTCAAAGATGTATCAGAAACCACCGTTGCCTTCCCCAGTCAGAGGGGGTAGTGTGAGTCCAAGCACACGTGTACTTTCACCTGCTGCCCAGAAATTTATGAGGAATGCCATTGCCAAGTCTTCTCGATCTATTGATGAATCTTTGAGAGCCAGTTATCGCAGTGGAAGCCCAGGATTGAATACTCCTAAAAGTGGCAGGAGTCTTTCTAGATTAGGAAGAGAGAACAGTGTAGCTTCCAGATCCCCTTCTGTTAGTGAGGGCTCCAGGTCACCCTGGTGA